The DNA region tttttcaggcatgccactccgaaaagctgtttcgtcctggaattccttGCCTTCCAATAATCTTGCACAGTTGGAAGTGAAACCAAAGACATGTACAAGAGGAGTCCAATAAATTTTTCAAGCTCCTCCGCTGTAGTGTCTGTCCACACAAACTTTTTCCCAATCTCTTTTCGGACTCTGCCATACTGGTTTGTGTGTTTGCAAATATTCATCATTGTCGATGAGGTGacgaacaggtcaaaaagttctTTTGGGGTGTATGCATGTTCACGATTCACCTGAGGTCCTGGTGGTCTCCGGGGTGTGAACCGGCTGCACTGTGGGGCAGTCAGTGTCTGTGTCTTGCTCTGTGCTCCATGGCACAGGTGCAGGCTGAGCCAGTGGTGATCGGCTTCTGCCGCGCTGACTTCTCCAGCCTCTCCTCCGCTGACATCTCATCGCTCTTCCGTGATGACCCCTTCTCCCTCGTCCTCTTTCCATTCGGGCAGTGAATGTAgatttttcattgtcactataaatgtgcatgaaaaaaagtcagtatttatgaaaataataaagtataaaataaaaatatatacagcaataaataataatggaaatctatatgtatgacaatagaaagaataccatagcaataccatagctgatgaatatgtgctacatccctaatcttcatatagaaagaagaacacaaattataaattcctgcctgggatacacacagtgcacgtacgactttgatctgatatgcacattttattattatatacacaaacacacacttatattgcatcaaaattaactttgtcttgcaatatcaaaagaaactttcaaaagaaactttttcagcattaaaaaaaaaaaagtgagttggcttacctctgctcgtcgatggcgtcacccacgtgttcaatccgtcactatcttcactcaaggactcttccgaagaagacgatgatgacgaatttagaccatcctcttcctcaagttgatcaaaaagcacaattgcttgcgctaaatttagttttccgttcattctcaaagtcacacaaagtcgctgcttgatccaaacggccgtcgctcgccacctcgctgcttcagaacactcctccctctcgttcggtggaacctcgcacggcagttttatttataaaaaaaaaaaaaattttttaaacgcattttgtgcttccactgtgacttcgaaagggttcgtttgatttgtgtttttttcatggagcttccgttttgaaaaaggacaagaaatgatcgaaatatagacataaacaaatgatccatgcagcgttttaatgtttttttgagatgacaataaaactatcaaacttaaatgacaatatctcacgttttagttggtcgattgacttcaaataataacgagagtaaaccgcaacttccgcactttaaaacgagaccaaccaacggcatgtgggtgacgtaattaaaacgtgagggcgcttcaaagacgacgtgcgctgaggacgcgccggcgcgtccttcgactctcaagggataAATACCGGCTActtttttagcagaattctagctttgtataggttaatgttcctattgttgaaagcacaaaagtgtgtaataaacaactagcacatttatattttgcattttgttttcttattgtaccgaaaatgaaccgaaccatgacctcaaaaccgaggtcgagatttttgtgtaccgttacacccctactcacAGTGGTGAAAATGGCTCTGTCCCAACTTTTTTCAGTTTAAACATCAGACCTATCATCCCATGTGCTATTctcaaaaaatatttataagttGCACTTACACATCattgcattcattttttaaattataatttatACAGTGTCCCAACATCTTTGGAATCCGCTTTGTACTTGAACTGACTCCATAGTCTTCAAATAGAGCATGTGAGGCAGGACATCTGACCAGCATAGAGTTTCTCAAAGACCTTCTTTTCACCAGTTTTCGCTTGATTTGTCAAACAATTCTAACATTTGTTGCCTTTTAATGATACATAGGTCGAATGAACATAATGAGAATATTCATCCTGCACCtgcattggacatctatccAATGCATATCAATGTACAAAACAAGGTGTGAATTGGATTTAAGGGAAGAAATTTTTATTTAGTTGTTGAAAtggctttctaaaaaaaaatacatattcacatgacattttgagggGAGTAAATTTGATTTGCAGTGTGTATGTATTGTTAATGACTCACATCAAGCTCAAAGAAGTACTCCTGTTCCTTGGAGGCAATCTCGAAGTCTGCCCTTAGGGCTAAATCATGGACTTTTACACACTCTCCCAGGTCCATTCTCTACAGGATCAGAACAAATAATGAGTGCATAAAAAGATTCATTCAAGCAAGTTTATTGGACATCAAAATCATAGAACATCTGCTGGAAACGGTGTCACCAGCTAATGATGCACAGTGCGTGTAAGCTACTTACAGTGCCAGAAAGAATGTCATGAGGGCAGGAATCCAAAAGATGACTTTTGCACACCCGCTCATCTGAGAATTTGATCCTCTGTCTCATGGTGTCTCCTATTCCAAGACATAAAACTTATTGTACATGTCATGATACATCACTTTCATAATTATACGCACCACTTTGCCCAGAAGTATGAAATTACGGAACATTGCGTAATTAGCTTTTTCGGTGACAGTGATAGGCAATGTTCCCTTTAAGTTGTGTGCGTTCGCAATCGTGCACTGCTTGCATACTAGTCCTCAAAaagattagcatattgtgataaagttaattattttctgtaatgtactgataaacattagactttcatatattttagattcattacacacaactgaagtagttcaagccttttattgttttaatactgatgattttggcaaaaaagtcaagaaaaaccaaaaatccctatctcaaaaaattagcatatcatgaaagggtactctaaagaagctactaacctattcatctgaatcaacgaattaactcaacccctgcgaaagaatcccgaggcttttaaaaactcccagcctggttcattactcaaaaccgcaatcatgggcaagactgccgacctgactgctgtccagaaggccatcgttgacaccctcaagcaagaggctaagacacagaaagaaatttctgagcgaataggctgttcccagagggctgtatcaaggcacctaagtgaaaagtctgtgggaaggaaaaagtgtgacaggaaacgctgcacaaccagaagaggtgaccgcatcctgagaaagattgtggagaagggccgattccagaccttgggggacctgcagaaacagtggaccgaGTCTGGAGtaaaaacatccagagccactgtgcacaggcgtgtgctggaaatgggctacaggtgccgcattccccaggtcaagccacttttgaacctgaaacagcggcagaagcacctgacctgggctacacagAAGcaccactggactgttgctcagtggtccaaagtacttttgtcagatgaaagcaaattttgcatgtcaatcggaaatcaaggtgccagagtttggaggaagactgggagaaggaaatgccaaaatgcctgaagtccagtgtcaagtacccacagtcagtgatggtctggtgtGTCATGtaggctgctggtgttggtctactgtgttttatcaagggcagggtcaatgcagctagctatcaggagattttggagcacttcatgcttccatctgctgaaaagctttatggagacgaagatttcatttttcagcacgacctggcacctgctcacagtgccaaaaccactggtaaatggtctaCTGACCAtgacattactgtgctcaattggcctgccaactctcctgacctgaaccccatagagaatctgtgggatattgtgaagaggaagttgagacacaccagacccaacactgtggatgagcttacggccgctatcgaagcatcctgggcctccataacacctcagcagtgccacaggctgattgcctccatgccacgccgcattgaagcagtcatttctgcaaaaggattcccgaccaagtattgaatgcatagctgatataattaattgaaggttgactttttttgtattaaaaaaaacatttttttgtattggtcggatgaaatatgctaattttttgagatagggatttttggtttctcttgacttttttgccaaaatcatcaatattaaaacaataaaaggcttgaactacttaaaTTGTGAATAATAAATCTGAAATATACGAaagtaatgtttatcagtacattacagaaaataatcaactttatcacaatatgctcatTTTTTTTTGAAGGACTAGTATCGTTagcgcacaagaaaatcttTGCAGCGCACGAAATAAAACTCAACAGAAACGTATAGCACCGTCAATAGGACTACTGTCTGTCAGCGCCGCAGTGATGTGTCAGCTCGACACTCCTTTTGGTGTGTTGGATAcggcaacgcgacgctcccattggtggagAAAAGTGAGCTTGACTCCTGTGCTGATATACTGTAGCAACATTCCTCTGCCAATCTTTGCAAGCGCTACAGTATTAATTATTATCCATTATCTATAATTATCTATTTAGACCAAAAACAAggaaatttaactagttttaaggaggtgtattTTTGCAGTATAGCTACTCAGACACGGGAGAATAGGActcttgagtgtccttattgtctCAACAGTTCTAATGTTtgagtttgatatactgtactgccattgtggttGTCCATTATGTTTTACTTATTAACTTACCcatgccacaactggaccttacccaggccaaagcaggactctcacatataaTATCGTACGTATCTCATGAACAAcgagatttttgtatttttcatttcacgtgggccaaatcaattaaattaAAAGTAATGAAAAatgctgctgtaatttcattatttaaataagccatgtaacttgctctgatctaaggttttgaacaggcgtgatactggtgtgtggccaccctgtacacatctgatgttgctcaccgtggtccgcagtaagggagcttgtgtgtctgctcacacatgaaaaattagagggaacattggtgaTAGGCTTCCAATCACGTGACACTTTTCATCCTGCTGCGAATTTAAAAGAGTGTCACTAGTTGAAGTGACGCTGAAtcaatttaaactgggagggctgacagcgaaTAGCCATttattcatttgctgccagttcttaaaattcaaatggattagatctctatcactgtcaatggcagccaacgttTTAGACTATTTGTTTCAATCTTGAACATTTTCAGAATGAACGAATTATGACACTGTTTATCACGGGCAATGACATACTTATCGTTTGCTTgggactaactactaatataaatGGAAATTTTTCTATATACCATCATGAAATATCTCCCTATTGTCGTCATGTTTGGGTTTACAATTATTGTAATCCCTTCTCAAGGAtactttttgtttgtattgCGTTTGAATTATCAATCCAACTGTTTACGTGTGGACTTAAAATTTCCATCACGAGGATGGTTACAGTAGGCTATCTCTCAATCTTTAATTTAGGTGCAGCGGAGTGTCACAGGTGTAATTACCACGCTTGCTAAAAATAGAATAGTCCTAAACAAATCTGTGAACAAAATAATCCATGCAAcgctttaacattttttttaatatgtagctAATTTTAAGGTTTGTCATGTGACCAACAGGTTGATTGGCAAAGTAAGCAATGGTCAGCAATGAAGCTAATGCTAGCACCGACACATTGGCGATAGCACgcatgctagcattagcacagaacatgaactgtTATTTTAGAGGACAAAAAAACAGCAGCCGTGCTTACCGTCTCTCCCGGTTCCCATGAGCTGGTCCAGCATCGCTCGCATTTGAGCCTGTGCCGACATGTTTGTGTGTCTTTTAGGGAAGTGCTTTCTCGGCCGTGGTCTTCACACATGTAACCCTCGTCGGTCGCCTAGGCCTCGGTCACCAACTTTCCCCCACAACGATAAACTTTTAGCCACGAAGCTGAGTGTGTGCTGGTATATTTCAAATGTACTTTGTGTCGTTTAAAATGCCGTACTACAAAAAAGTGACTTTGTGGCCGGGTTGAAGGAAGGAAACGTGCCGTTTGAAAACTGGCGGAGTCACCGGCTCGTGTGGAGAAATGATAGAGCGATGACTATACGTCAACGCGGGCTGGGGGAAGCTTTGGTTTAGCGCACTAAATCGGTGGTGAAAATAAATCTCGACTTTATAACATTATATTATCAACCGTCGGATAAAAGTTGACGAATTTAGCTTCGGTGTCCTTTCTTCCGTCTCCCGACTTCCCGTACGCGCGCGTTCTCGCGTTGCTAGAGCGCGCACTACCGTTTCCGCTTCAGGCTAGTGTTTGTTTAGCGACCGTAACCGTATGTTTCTATATTTTAAGTGTTATGGTATTTCAGCCTAAAACAATAAGATACTATCTATACACGAAATCATTTCAACTAGAGTTAAAATGCCTAGATTTACAGCTCAGTTCTGTCTCTGACAGTTCAAGTTCTTACTCTACACGAGACGAGTCTTAAATATGTTAGTCACTATTTTGTGCTGGCTGACGACACTGTATTACTGAATTCAGAGATCTTAGtttaatagcatttaaataGTCATTCAACTTCGACCTCGTGTATAATAAAGGCTCGATATTGAAAACAACGTCATCAAAAGGAAACACGCCCACACGTCATTTTTTGCCGCCCAGTGTTTGTTTATGGATACTACATCTCAAAAGCAAGAGAGCTAGATGTCGAATCGACGCCGTTAGGAACCgacggccatcttaaagcagtagaattCTCTGGCGGGATCTTTAGCAGTGAACCTAAGTGATTTGCTCCACTAAAATACGGTTCACCTTGCAAAATCTTTACAGATTTTCAAACAATTTGATGTATAAGAAATCATATTAACGTGaatcataggcagagtttgacttttgggccgaGGGGGcataacatgttgatgaccccaaaacgcagtgtcagcaataaaattaacttatgagaatatgtataataataagttgaaaatgaacgttttttgctacccatcattcttgagaggaattctaaatcaggctgcttaggacagctatacttttcgccaagatcgtcatccattgaatatggtacgcccgccggtgtcgtgccaatgtagttaccccagtcaaaaattgtattccctgggcggagccatatggaagtAAATTTGTGTgttcattatttgatttttaaaaaaatgtgtttgaatgcaaaaataaatttgaaactcaaaaaatgcatttgaaagctatttttctttgaatttttgttttgattgaagtcaatttttgttttttgattgaagtaatgttgttttgcgtttaggctacattttgactaggacatttgtgtctttactattcaatcaaacaataagttgcttcaaacaaaaaatatatattttcaaacgaaatatcacttcaatcaaaaaaaaaaaaaaaaaattcaattatagaaaaaaaaattttgaatgcgaaaaaatatttgagactcaaatatctgcatttgatcacttaatttttaaattttaaaaaaagtctttaattttagcaatcctttctgTTTTTGGCTTATTTTACGTAATCCCTAAAAAAGTTgcatcaatccccaaaaaacattttcaaacaaagaaaaaaatcatttgataaataaaatgcctccccctattttttttttaataatatgcaaagcaaatgaccgtctaagctgctagtcatatgatctgttcaaaaaataattttgacccattaaaaaaaatcctttttttttggttaatttcattcatttttgtttgctttcatgctttacagcttttatacatatataggaaagtcaattacatgcaattacacttttcggccaccggggggggggggctggcccctttaaactccgcttatgacgTGAATGTTTTTTGATCAGGTTGgatcttgaaaatatatatttttcaaagtaCACAGTTAATTCATTGAATCCTTATATATAAAACAACGTAATTTAAAATTTGGGTATTTATAGCTATTGAAAGTGCAAGCTCCATTTACTTTGTGTAGCAAATGTCACTGACACAAAATGGGCGACAAGCGGTAACGGCCGTCCCAATTGGCTCACAGTATACCAAATGCACCTAGCGCTCTCTCTACTGCATAATGCATATTATCTGTTCCCTCCCACAGTGTGTCACTGGAGAAAAATGGCGATGAACATTTTACGGGTCTCCCTACGACCCAACATCAGGAATGCTGCGTTGTTGGGTCGTAACAATACATCGAAAACATCATATCTAAACAGGACGACGCAAACTAGAAATGCGGTTTCTTCGTCGTCAGGAGCAATCCTACCGAAACCTGATAAAGTAAGTCTTGGCAGTCATTTCAGGGCAAAGAAACAGGCTGACTCGGGGCGGGAGGTAGCGTTTACGACATCTGCTTTGACCAATCACCGTTGGTTATATTTGCCTGCACTAGCCAAATGAGCCAATGGACGCGTGTTTACACAAAAAGGAAATATCAGGAAGTGTTTCTACGTTCGATGATTAAAATAAGTACAGTAATAGCATTGAATTATCTGTGAAAATGGCAACaagctaacttaaaacttatccTCGTACTGTTAAAGCAAATTTGTTGTCACTGTCATAGAAAATTGTATGCAAATCACCGTCACGACAGTATGATGCTTGCTCATTTTCTTCCGTTTGACAttgattatgattattattgacCTTGTGCAATCTGTGCTGTGAGTAATCTGATTTCAAATCAAACACGCGTGAATAcgcataacaaatattaatcctGATTCCTTAGCAATGGTTGTTTTAATTCAACCAACTATGTTTTAGGGATGCCCTCGAGCCGGTCACGCCATTTTCAGAGGCTTAGAATAtggtataaaaatgtttttaaaaatgtgtttttttttttgtttgtttttttctaactcattagttgccattgacagggatagacttccaatccactTTGACCGGATCCCTATCCGTCCCTCAGACCAATTGGATTGGACtagtatcgctgtcaatggcagcgaatgagtccATTAATTCAATTTGACTGGATCCCTTTGAGTCTCCCAGTCGAATTGGCTTAGACGTcttttgccgtcaatggcagtgagacgtgatcactcaatgccagccttcccagttcaaatggattttatGCCTAACTGTCAATGgctgtgaatgagttaaaggttacatgcaacaaaataatccagatgcATAAAGATattgcaaaacaaacaaacaaaaacagtatgttttatatagggctgtcaaaattatcgcgttaacgggcgttaattaattttttaaattaatcacgttaaaatatttgacgcaattaacgcactaggcccgctcagacagatttaaatgtcagtacagtgaaaggccaacttgttaattgtgttttctgGAgtatttccgccctctgctggcgcttgggtgtgacttgcatatgttatgtggcgtaatgtcgccctctgctggcgattcagtgcagctgattatttgggtttcggcgcgcttttctgacgtgattatatgtcgacgcgaactcacactaatagacagtgctattcagaccagctaacgtccgcatccagtattcagtgccaGTTCtcttagccccatcacactgtttgtgtctaatacatgcatcgcttctgagttatattcctcctttgtttatattcatgagcattagatagttattgatgatgtgtatttgaatttgttcacatatatggtgaaatgcagttacattgttagatgcttgtgagctaattggctagtgctactgctcaaatggacacgtgtgtgtacattttatgttattttgtgatttatgcaagttattgacacattgccttgttattttcagttttacaaaaatacaagaaacgtgctcctgtcaaaaagagatgacttcagtaaagcccatgctactttgccacaccgtctgatttctttttggaacttatgttcgctatctgtcaatttgtgtactcacacacattgaggacagaatagggctactagtttattttttgattgaaaattttacaaattttattaaaacgaaaacattaagaggcattttaatacaacatttctataacttgtactaatattcatcttttaagaactacaagtctttctatccatggatcactttaacagaatgttaataatgttaatgccatcttgttgatttattgttataaaaaacaaatacagtccttatgtaccgtatgttgaatgtatatatatccatcttgtcttatctttccattccaacaataatttacagaaaaatatggcatattttatagatggtttgaattgcgattaattacgattaattaatttttaagctgtaattaactcgattaaaaattttaatcgtttgacagccctagttttatactgtatatattttgcaGAACAAAGAGTAAATGTTcggcaacagcaaaaaaaaaaagtgcagaaaaacaaccaagatagctcaatttatcacattggatgaccaattgaattttttatttgtgtaaaataaaatatttaaacgtAATCTGTTTGCAAAGTTATTTTTTGATGCACAgctgatttgcaaaaaaaaaagaaagggatttttttccccttcattgaaACCACTACTGTACTATACATTTAATAtcccaactagggctgtcaaaattatcgcgttaacgggcggtaattaattttttaaaattaatcacgtcaaaatatttgacgcaatcaacgcgcatgccccgctcaaacagattaaaatgacagcacagtgtcatgtccacttgttacttgtgttttttgttttgttgccctctgctggcgcttgggtgtgactggttttatgggtttcagcacctgagcattgtgtaattattgacatcaacaatggcgagctactagtttattttttgattgaattttttacaaattttgttaaaacgaaaacattaagaggggttttaatataaaatttctataaattgtactaacatttatcttttaaggactaaaagtctttctatccatggatcgctttaacagaatgttaatgttaatgccatcttgttaatttattgttataataaacaaatacagtacttatgtacagtatgttgaatgtatatagccgtcttgtgtcttatctttccattccaacaataatttacagaaaaatatggcatattttatagatggtttgaattgcgattaattaatttttaagctgtgattaactcgattcaaaattttaatcgtttgacagctctaatcccAACATTATGTTGCGATAGCTTTGTTCCAATTGTGGGGTAAAAACACATTTAGACACCCCAccccaaatacttgttctccccactgtatgttttgtTTAAATCACTAAAAGATGCACAGTACATTCCCACACCTTTGTTGAGCTaagacaaatatatatatatatatattttagaacATCTTAAGATACAGTATGTAAAACAAGGGATATGCAAGTTAATTATGTATGTCTCCCCATTAGGCATTGAATGGTTACTGTTGTTGCATTGGAGAGGGATGATTATTAGTATAGATGCATTATTCTTTATTACCAAATTTAATACTACGTAAGGAATATTGGATTAAAATTGGCAGCACAACTGATGGTTTCGCATTACACACCAATGTGCTATTACTCAGAGGTTAAGAATCACTGGTTGAATATATTAACCGTATGTCTGAGATGGCGTATTTGGTCAACATGTGCTTCAATTTAAAGTTCTTATGTCCATGTTTCTTCTTCGGACCTTTAGACACCCTTTGGTCTCATCCGCATGACTGCAGTGGTTGTGCCATTCCTATATGTGGGAACTCTGATCAGCAAGAACTTTGCCGCTCTCTTGGAGGAGCACGATATCTTCGTCCCTGAGGATGACGACGACGATGACTGAACTGACTTCTGTGACATTGTGTACAACCTTGTGTAAGACATATTATGTTTTttctattttaatttattgtgtTCAACGT from Corythoichthys intestinalis isolate RoL2023-P3 chromosome 8, ASM3026506v1, whole genome shotgun sequence includes:
- the smdt1b gene encoding single-pass membrane protein with aspartate-rich tail 1b, which codes for MAMNILRVSLRPNIRNAALLGRNNTSKTSYLNRTTQTRNAVSSSSGAILPKPDKTPFGLIRMTAVVVPFLYVGTLISKNFAALLEEHDIFVPEDDDDDD